Proteins from a single region of Macrotis lagotis isolate mMagLag1 chromosome 2, bilby.v1.9.chrom.fasta, whole genome shotgun sequence:
- the CENPX gene encoding centromere protein X isoform X1, protein MEEDGPSFRKELVNKLLYLHFKDDRCKVSADALQLMVEMLKIFVQEAAARAIRQAQAEDQDKVDIEQFEKVLPQLVWILWPHFSVRVGGVVKKNF, encoded by the exons gAGCTGGTAAACAAGTTGTTGTATTTACACTTTAAAGATGACAGatgcaaag TCAGTGCAGATGCTCTGCAGCTCATGGTGGAGATGCTGAAGATCTTTGTTCAAG AAGCTGCAGCTCGAGCTATAAGACAGGCCCAGGCTGAAGACCAGGATAAAGTTGACATTGAACAGTTTGAGAAGGTGTTGCCCCAGCTGGTATGGATCCTTTGGCCTCACTTCTCAGTGAGGGTTGGTGGGGTGGTGAAAAAGAATTTCTAG